A region of Ochrobactrum quorumnocens DNA encodes the following proteins:
- a CDS encoding ArsR/SmtB family transcription factor, producing the protein MSDIQTIALAMPLDEILKALAHPVRLDILSWLKEPEKHFSAQHMPLEMGVCAGQFERCGLSQSTVSAHLSVLTKAGLIAPHRVGQWTFYKRDEEAIAALLQSLSDL; encoded by the coding sequence ATGTCGGACATTCAAACCATAGCATTAGCTATGCCTTTGGACGAAATACTCAAGGCACTCGCTCATCCTGTTCGTCTCGACATTTTAAGCTGGCTCAAGGAGCCGGAGAAGCATTTCTCTGCTCAGCACATGCCTTTGGAGATGGGTGTGTGCGCCGGTCAGTTTGAACGGTGTGGTCTCTCCCAATCCACCGTTTCTGCTCATTTGTCCGTGTTGACGAAGGCGGGGCTGATCGCGCCTCACCGTGTCGGCCAATGGACGTTCTACAAACGCGATGAGGAGGCGATAGCCGCCTTGCTTCAATCGCTGTCCGATCTTTAG